In a single window of the Prosthecobacter sp. SYSU 5D2 genome:
- a CDS encoding type II toxin-antitoxin system HicA family toxin: MMPALPIISGAEAVKAFGKDGWQPVRQRGSHIILIKDGSQASLSVPNHRELARGTLRSLIRDADLTTEEFIELL, from the coding sequence CTGATGCCCGCTCTGCCGATTATCAGCGGAGCGGAGGCCGTCAAAGCCTTTGGCAAGGACGGCTGGCAGCCCGTCAGGCAACGGGGCAGCCACATCATCCTGATCAAAGACGGAAGCCAGGCCTCCTTGTCGGTGCCCAATCATCGGGAACTGGCACGGGGGACTTTGCGCAGCCTTATCCGGGACGCGGACTTGACCACCGAGGAGTTTATCGAACTGCTGTAA